In Antricoccus suffuscus, a single window of DNA contains:
- a CDS encoding xanthine dehydrogenase family protein molybdopterin-binding subunit codes for MSILGTRVLRTEDPRFLTGQSIYTADLKDDRLAGALFAHFVRSDVAHGTILSIDTDDAAQMPGVVAIYTADDLLMLPSPPTMRPTETKMNRQPLATDTVRFAGEPVAIVLAETATQAADAAERVEVDYDFLDAVTDPREALKDQVLLYPDVGTNVTVQHGFENEPDENLFDGCEVVVTQEVLNPRLAVVPLEARAGACCWGDDGRLTIWLSNQGAQNAKREIALQLGLEKDVVRVITPDVGGAFGAKAGADVEYGIIAAASRKAGRPVRWTEYRSENMIGMTHGRGQIQTLTIGGSKDGKIEAYRIDILQDSGAYPRSGAMLPTMTRLMAPGVYDIPRVESRSTSVVTNTTSIAAYRGAGRPEAAAAIERAVDLFAQEIGMDPADVRRRNFIKPEQFPFQTHGGANYDNGNYDGALTMALEAAGYDALRAEQKLRRERGDTVQIGIGISTYVEVTFGGDRENATVEVHPDGTVTVLTGTSPHGQGHATSWAMLVSDQLGIDIDKITVLHGDTDLIPNGGGTGGSRSLQLGGVAVMAATGDLVEEAKKRAALVLEADVSDLQMDARTQAVVVKGAPGASVALAKLAEDEPLSAYRVWNGEGQTFPFGAHIAVVEVDTELADVRLRTLTSCDDAGTVLNPLLCEGQRMGGIAQGASQALYEEFVYDEYGNPMTSTLMDYPFPTAADLPSFNLVTQETPTPRNPLGAKGIGEAGTIGATPAVQNAIVDALSYLGVNHVDIPANPQRIWETIQRANTK; via the coding sequence GTGAGCATTCTTGGTACCCGCGTCCTTCGGACCGAAGACCCCCGCTTCTTGACCGGACAATCCATCTACACCGCAGACCTGAAGGACGACCGGCTCGCCGGCGCCCTGTTCGCGCACTTTGTGCGCTCGGACGTCGCGCACGGCACTATTCTCAGCATCGACACCGACGACGCCGCGCAGATGCCCGGCGTCGTTGCAATCTATACGGCTGATGACCTGCTAATGCTGCCCAGCCCGCCGACGATGCGGCCCACCGAGACGAAGATGAACCGGCAACCGCTGGCGACCGACACGGTGCGGTTCGCCGGCGAGCCGGTCGCGATCGTGCTGGCCGAAACCGCCACGCAGGCGGCGGACGCGGCCGAGCGGGTCGAGGTCGACTACGACTTCCTCGACGCGGTCACCGATCCGCGCGAAGCACTCAAGGACCAGGTGCTGCTCTATCCCGACGTGGGCACCAACGTCACGGTGCAACACGGCTTCGAAAACGAACCCGACGAGAACCTCTTCGACGGTTGCGAAGTCGTCGTCACTCAAGAGGTCCTCAACCCGCGGCTTGCCGTCGTACCGTTGGAAGCCCGCGCGGGCGCCTGCTGCTGGGGGGACGACGGTCGGCTGACGATCTGGCTGAGCAACCAGGGCGCGCAGAACGCCAAGCGCGAGATCGCGCTGCAGCTCGGCTTGGAAAAGGATGTCGTACGGGTAATCACGCCCGACGTGGGTGGAGCGTTCGGCGCGAAAGCGGGGGCGGACGTCGAGTACGGCATCATCGCCGCTGCGTCACGCAAGGCCGGTCGCCCAGTGCGGTGGACCGAGTATCGCTCGGAAAACATGATCGGCATGACCCACGGCCGCGGCCAGATCCAGACCCTCACCATCGGCGGGTCCAAGGACGGCAAGATCGAGGCCTACCGGATCGACATCCTGCAGGACTCCGGCGCATATCCACGCTCCGGCGCGATGCTGCCAACCATGACCCGGCTGATGGCGCCCGGCGTGTACGACATTCCGCGGGTCGAGTCCCGCTCGACGTCGGTCGTCACCAACACGACGTCCATCGCGGCGTACCGCGGCGCCGGTAGGCCCGAGGCCGCAGCCGCGATCGAGCGTGCCGTCGACCTGTTTGCGCAGGAGATCGGCATGGATCCCGCGGACGTACGCCGGCGCAACTTCATCAAACCCGAGCAGTTCCCCTTCCAGACCCACGGCGGGGCCAACTACGACAACGGCAACTACGACGGCGCACTCACGATGGCCCTCGAAGCTGCCGGGTACGACGCCCTGCGGGCCGAGCAGAAGCTACGCCGGGAGCGCGGCGACACCGTGCAGATCGGGATCGGTATCTCGACGTACGTCGAGGTCACCTTCGGCGGCGACCGCGAAAACGCGACCGTCGAGGTCCACCCGGACGGCACCGTCACGGTGCTCACCGGCACATCGCCGCACGGGCAGGGTCACGCGACCTCGTGGGCGATGCTCGTGTCCGACCAGCTCGGTATCGACATCGACAAGATCACGGTGCTGCATGGCGACACCGACCTGATCCCCAACGGCGGTGGCACCGGAGGTTCACGCTCGCTGCAGCTCGGTGGCGTGGCCGTCATGGCCGCGACCGGCGACCTGGTCGAGGAGGCGAAAAAACGCGCCGCCCTGGTTCTCGAGGCGGACGTCTCGGACCTGCAGATGGACGCGCGCACCCAGGCCGTGGTCGTCAAGGGCGCGCCTGGTGCCAGCGTCGCGCTGGCAAAATTGGCCGAAGACGAACCGCTGTCGGCGTACCGGGTATGGAACGGCGAAGGTCAGACATTTCCCTTCGGCGCGCACATTGCCGTGGTCGAGGTCGACACCGAGCTCGCCGACGTCCGGCTGCGCACCCTCACCTCGTGTGATGACGCGGGCACAGTGCTCAACCCGCTGTTGTGTGAGGGCCAACGGATGGGCGGTATAGCGCAAGGCGCGTCGCAGGCGCTCTATGAAGAGTTCGTGTACGACGAATACGGCAACCCGATGACCTCGACGCTGATGGACTACCCGTTCCCGACGGCGGCGGACCTGCCGTCGTTCAACCTCGTCACACAAGAGACACCGACGCCGCGAAATCCGCTTGGCGCCAAGGGAATCGGCGAGGCCGGCACGATCGGCGCCACCCCGGCCGTACAAAACGCGATCGTCGATGCGCTCAGCTACCTCGGCGTCAACCACGTCGACATCCCCGCC